The following are encoded together in the Onychostoma macrolepis isolate SWU-2019 chromosome 03, ASM1243209v1, whole genome shotgun sequence genome:
- the maptb gene encoding microtubule-associated protein tau isoform X6 produces MDHQDHMNSGQLGDSQHSPGNNIASGVANMTISGGHQQDMKNGTAAHMGPGHGPVKEDTHEPTPEVTTQKPVLEDSEPKPSFDKDVPLVLSVAVPIILPSTSSEELTPGSPPESGRSSAASVDGEGERENGEKESSFSPRESPHPLPTPLADDLGSRITGFDSQVKRSPSEKMTDHHSASGSEEEEKEENETEKSERKFGSPSVEEASRSAINIKEDKEDEEEDKEAVSDDEEEETGVSFLPSSITPDLTTQKDDNIDDEQETPSHLPMTPEEAKKRGLSFDYTEPQDPGRQGGPVGWECSSDKTPPESKSPESCRADPGSPLSPIAAAEPTKEESSLTDLQTDDRDEEVVEVPEPEQEDEAITIPPSFQEVAAPKMQPKAEECREPEEEKEIKQEKYLETSDDDHIEMEKLQPVATPEPVATPEPVATPEPVATSEPVATSEPVATPEPVATPEPVAIPEPVAKTEPEAKDAVKPSAQVMPTKASSKAAPIKESPAKKTKKPVATVAATPSPKSAPKLQKTPSKDAAPARKASVPSKAKAGAGATPEKKAGDAKMKTAGAKPQGVGTKIPAASRMEQRKAGPGFIERADSPKTPDRSGCSSPASRSSTPGQQVKKVAVVRTPPKSPGSLRSRAPIAPVAPMPDLKNVKSKIGSTENLKYQPGGGKVAIVHKKIDFSNVQSRCGSKGNIKHVPGGGNVQIVHKKIDLSNVQSKCGSKANIHHKPGGGNVEIKSEKLDFKAQSKVGSLENIGHVPRGGQRKIESHKLSFREQAKARTDHGAEIVYQSPDISTDGSPRRLSNVSSSGSINMTDSPQLSTLADQVSASLAKQGL; encoded by the exons CCCTCCTTTGATAAAGATGTGCCATTGG TGTTGTCTGTGGCTGTTCCTATCATTCTGCCTTCCACGTCATCAGAAGAGTTAACACCCGGAAGTCCGCCCGAGAGTGGCCGGAGCAGTGCGGCATCAGTGGATGGGGAGGGAGAGCGAGAGAATGGGGAGAAGGAAAGCTCTTTCAGCCCAAGAGAGTCTCCACATCCATTACCGACACCTCTAGCTGATGATTTGGGTTCAAGAATCACAGGCTTTGACAGCCAGGTGAAGAGGAGTCCCTCAGAAAAGATGACTGACCATCATAGTGCCAGTGGAtctgaggaggaggagaaagaaGAAAATGAGACGGAGAAATCTGAAAGAAAATTTGGTTCTCCCAGTGTGGAAGAAGCTTCCAGAAGTGCTatcaacataaaagaagataaagAAGATGAAGAAGAGGACAAAGAGGCAGTTAGTGATGATGAAGAGGAAGAAACAGGAGTTTCCTTCCTGCCCAGTTCTATCACCCCAGACTTGACAACCCAGAAAGATGACAATATTGATGATGAACAAGAAACCCCTTCTCATCTTCCCATGACTCCAGAGGAAGCTAAAAAACGTGGCCTATCGTTTGACTACACCGAACCTCAGGATCCCGGTCGTCAGGGTGGTCCTGTGGGCTGGGAATGCAGCTCTGACAAAACACCACCAGAAAGCAAGAGCCCCGAATCCTGCAGGGCTGATCCGGGATCACCTCTTTCTCCCATTGCTGCTGCCGAACCTACCAAAGAGGAATCATCTCTAACAGACTTACAAACGGATGATCGGGATGAAGAAGTAGTAGAGGTACCAGAACCTGAACAAGAAGACGAGGCGATCACCATTCCTCCATCTTTCCAAGAAGTTGCTGCACCCAAGATGCAGCCTAAGGCAGAGGAATGTAGAGAacctgaagaagaaaaagagatCAAGCAGGAGAAATATTTGGAGACGAGCGATGATGATCACATTGAGATGGAAAAACTCCAGCCTGTTGCCACACCTGAGCCTGTTGCCACACCTGAGCCTGTTGCCACACCTGAGCCTGTTGCCACATCTGAGCCTGTTGCCACATCTGAGCCTGTTGCCACACCTGAGCCTGTTGCCACACCTGAACCTGTTGCCATTCCTGAACCTGTTGCCAAAACTGAACCTGAAGCTAAGGATGCCGTTAAGCCCAGCGCCCAAGTAATGCCCACAAAAGCATCAAGCAAAGCAGCTCCTATCAAAGAATCTCCtgccaaaaaaacaaagaaacccGTCGCTACAGTTGCTGCTACTCCTTCCCCTAAATCTGCTCCTAAGCTTCAGAAAACTCCCTCTAAAGATGCTGCTCCGGCCAGAAAAGCAAGTGTCCCATCCAAAG CCAAGGCTGGAGCAGGGGCAACTCCTGAAAAAAAG GCTGGAGATGCCAAGATGAAGACAGCGGGTGCCAAACCCCAAGGAGTTGGCACCAAAATCCCTG CTGCTTCACGGATGGAGCAGCGAAAGGCAGGACCAGGGTTCATTGaaagag CTGACTCACCTAAAACCCCAGACCGTAGTGGTTGCAGCAGCCCAGCCAGTCGGTCCTCCACCCCTGGACAACAGGTGAAGAAAGTAGCGGTGGTGCGCACCCCTCCCAAATCACCTGGTTCATTGAGATCTCGTGCCCCGATCGCTCCTGTTGCACCCATGCCTGACCTGAAGAACGTCAAGTCCAAGATTGGCTCCACTGAGAACCTCAAATACCAACCTGGAGGCGGGAAG GTGGCTATTGTTCATAAGAAGATCGACTTTTCTAATGTTCAGTCTAGATGTGGATCCAAAGGCAATATCAAGCATGTTCCTGGAGGTGGTAAT GTTCAGATAGTGCACAAAAAGATCGACCTAAGCAACGTCCAATCAAAGTGTGGTTCCAAGGCCAACATTCATCACAAACCAG GAGGTGGAAATGTGGAGATCAAATCTGAGAAGTTGGATTTCAAAGCCCAGTCAAAGGTTGGATCTCTGGAGAACATTGGACATGTTCCTAGGGGTGGACAGAGGAAG ATTGAGAGCCACAAGCTAAGTTTCCGAGAGCAAGCCAAAGCGCGCACCGACCACGGCGCTGAGATCGTGTACCAGTCCCCCGACATTTCCACGGATGGATCTCCCCGCCGCCTCAGCAACGTGTCTTCCTCCGGCAGCATCAACATGACCGACTCCCCGCAACTGTCCACACTAGCTGATCAGGTGTCAGCCTCACTCGCTAAACAAGGCCTGTGA
- the maptb gene encoding microtubule-associated protein tau isoform X8, with product MDHQDHMNSGQLGDSQHSPGNNIASGVANMTISGGHQQDMKNGTAAHMGPGHGPVKEDTHEPTPEVTTQKPVLEDSEPKPSFDKDVPLVLSVAVPIILPSTSSEELTPGSPPESGRSSAASVDGEGERENGEKESSFSPRESPHPLPTPLADDLGSRITGFDSQVKRSPSEKMTDHHSASGSEEEEKEENETEKSERKFGSPSVEEASRSAINIKEDKEDEEEDKEAVSDDEEEETGVSFLPSSITPDLTTQKDDNIDDEQETPSHLPMTPEEAKKRGLSFDYTEPQDPGRQGGPVGWECSSDKTPPESKSPESCRADPGSPLSPIAAAEPTKEESSLTDLQTDDRDEEVVEVPEPEQEDEAITIPPSFQEVAAPKMQPKAEECREPEEEKEIKQEKYLETSDDDHIEMEKLQPVATPEPVATPEPVATPEPVATSEPVATSEPVATPEPVATPEPVAIPEPVAKTEPEAKDAVKPSAQVMPTKASSKAAPIKESPAKKTKKPVATVAATPSPKSAPKLQKTPSKDAAPARKASVPSKAKAGAGATPEKKAGDAKMKTAGAKPQGVGTKIPAASRMEQRKAGPGFIERADSPKTPDRSGCSSPASRSSTPGQQVKKVAVVRTPPKSPGSLRSRAPIAPVAPMPDLKNVKSKIGSTENLKYQPGGGKVQIVHKKIDLSNVQSKCGSKANIHHKPGGGNVEIKSEKLDFKAQSKVGSLENIGHVPRGGQRKIESHKLSFREQAKARTDHGAEIVYQSPDISTDGSPRRLSNVSSSGSINMTDSPQLSTLADQVSASLAKQGL from the exons CCCTCCTTTGATAAAGATGTGCCATTGG TGTTGTCTGTGGCTGTTCCTATCATTCTGCCTTCCACGTCATCAGAAGAGTTAACACCCGGAAGTCCGCCCGAGAGTGGCCGGAGCAGTGCGGCATCAGTGGATGGGGAGGGAGAGCGAGAGAATGGGGAGAAGGAAAGCTCTTTCAGCCCAAGAGAGTCTCCACATCCATTACCGACACCTCTAGCTGATGATTTGGGTTCAAGAATCACAGGCTTTGACAGCCAGGTGAAGAGGAGTCCCTCAGAAAAGATGACTGACCATCATAGTGCCAGTGGAtctgaggaggaggagaaagaaGAAAATGAGACGGAGAAATCTGAAAGAAAATTTGGTTCTCCCAGTGTGGAAGAAGCTTCCAGAAGTGCTatcaacataaaagaagataaagAAGATGAAGAAGAGGACAAAGAGGCAGTTAGTGATGATGAAGAGGAAGAAACAGGAGTTTCCTTCCTGCCCAGTTCTATCACCCCAGACTTGACAACCCAGAAAGATGACAATATTGATGATGAACAAGAAACCCCTTCTCATCTTCCCATGACTCCAGAGGAAGCTAAAAAACGTGGCCTATCGTTTGACTACACCGAACCTCAGGATCCCGGTCGTCAGGGTGGTCCTGTGGGCTGGGAATGCAGCTCTGACAAAACACCACCAGAAAGCAAGAGCCCCGAATCCTGCAGGGCTGATCCGGGATCACCTCTTTCTCCCATTGCTGCTGCCGAACCTACCAAAGAGGAATCATCTCTAACAGACTTACAAACGGATGATCGGGATGAAGAAGTAGTAGAGGTACCAGAACCTGAACAAGAAGACGAGGCGATCACCATTCCTCCATCTTTCCAAGAAGTTGCTGCACCCAAGATGCAGCCTAAGGCAGAGGAATGTAGAGAacctgaagaagaaaaagagatCAAGCAGGAGAAATATTTGGAGACGAGCGATGATGATCACATTGAGATGGAAAAACTCCAGCCTGTTGCCACACCTGAGCCTGTTGCCACACCTGAGCCTGTTGCCACACCTGAGCCTGTTGCCACATCTGAGCCTGTTGCCACATCTGAGCCTGTTGCCACACCTGAGCCTGTTGCCACACCTGAACCTGTTGCCATTCCTGAACCTGTTGCCAAAACTGAACCTGAAGCTAAGGATGCCGTTAAGCCCAGCGCCCAAGTAATGCCCACAAAAGCATCAAGCAAAGCAGCTCCTATCAAAGAATCTCCtgccaaaaaaacaaagaaacccGTCGCTACAGTTGCTGCTACTCCTTCCCCTAAATCTGCTCCTAAGCTTCAGAAAACTCCCTCTAAAGATGCTGCTCCGGCCAGAAAAGCAAGTGTCCCATCCAAAG CCAAGGCTGGAGCAGGGGCAACTCCTGAAAAAAAG GCTGGAGATGCCAAGATGAAGACAGCGGGTGCCAAACCCCAAGGAGTTGGCACCAAAATCCCTG CTGCTTCACGGATGGAGCAGCGAAAGGCAGGACCAGGGTTCATTGaaagag CTGACTCACCTAAAACCCCAGACCGTAGTGGTTGCAGCAGCCCAGCCAGTCGGTCCTCCACCCCTGGACAACAGGTGAAGAAAGTAGCGGTGGTGCGCACCCCTCCCAAATCACCTGGTTCATTGAGATCTCGTGCCCCGATCGCTCCTGTTGCACCCATGCCTGACCTGAAGAACGTCAAGTCCAAGATTGGCTCCACTGAGAACCTCAAATACCAACCTGGAGGCGGGAAG GTTCAGATAGTGCACAAAAAGATCGACCTAAGCAACGTCCAATCAAAGTGTGGTTCCAAGGCCAACATTCATCACAAACCAG GAGGTGGAAATGTGGAGATCAAATCTGAGAAGTTGGATTTCAAAGCCCAGTCAAAGGTTGGATCTCTGGAGAACATTGGACATGTTCCTAGGGGTGGACAGAGGAAG ATTGAGAGCCACAAGCTAAGTTTCCGAGAGCAAGCCAAAGCGCGCACCGACCACGGCGCTGAGATCGTGTACCAGTCCCCCGACATTTCCACGGATGGATCTCCCCGCCGCCTCAGCAACGTGTCTTCCTCCGGCAGCATCAACATGACCGACTCCCCGCAACTGTCCACACTAGCTGATCAGGTGTCAGCCTCACTCGCTAAACAAGGCCTGTGA
- the maptb gene encoding microtubule-associated protein tau isoform X2, whose translation MDHQDHMNSGQLGDSQHSPGNNIASGVANMTISGGHQQDMKNGTAAHMGPGHGPVKEDTHEPTPEVTTQKPVLEDSEPKPSFDKDVPLEELTPGSPPESGRSSAASVDGEGERENGEKESSFSPRESPHPLPTPLADDLGSRITGFDSQVKRSPSEKMTDHHSASGSEEEEKEENETEKSERKFGSPSVEEASRSAINIKEDKEDEEEDKEAVSDDEEEETGVSFLPSSITPDLTTQKDDNIDDEQETPSHLPMTPEEAKKRGLSFDYTEPQDPGRQGGPVGWECSSDKTPPESKSPESCRADPGSPLSPIAAAEPTKEESSLTDLQTDDRDEEVVEVPEPEQEDEAITIPPSFQEVAAPKMQPKAEECREPEEEKEIKQEKYLETSDDDHIEMEKLQPVATPEPVATPEPVATPEPVATSEPVATSEPVATPEPVATPEPVAIPEPVAKTEPEAKDAVKPSAQVMPTKASSKAAPIKESPAKKTKKPVATVAATPSPKSAPKLQKTPSKDAAPARKASVPSKAKAGAGATPEKKISTTTPHAKARPTSAPQRGSSVSGIPSKKPSVSSSTPPCRFSSPGFANSVKRPNSAGARESRATAGDAKMKTAGAKPQGVGTKIPAASRMEQRKAGPGFIERADSPKTPDRSGCSSPASRSSTPGQQVKKVAVVRTPPKSPGSLRSRAPIAPVAPMPDLKNVKSKIGSTENLKYQPGGGKVAIVHKKIDFSNVQSRCGSKGNIKHVPGGGNVQIVHKKIDLSNVQSKCGSKANIHHKPGGGNVEIKSEKLDFKAQSKVGSLENIGHVPRGGQRKIESHKLSFREQAKARTDHGAEIVYQSPDISTDGSPRRLSNVSSSGSINMTDSPQLSTLADQVSASLAKQGL comes from the exons CCCTCCTTTGATAAAGATGTGCCATTGG AAGAGTTAACACCCGGAAGTCCGCCCGAGAGTGGCCGGAGCAGTGCGGCATCAGTGGATGGGGAGGGAGAGCGAGAGAATGGGGAGAAGGAAAGCTCTTTCAGCCCAAGAGAGTCTCCACATCCATTACCGACACCTCTAGCTGATGATTTGGGTTCAAGAATCACAGGCTTTGACAGCCAGGTGAAGAGGAGTCCCTCAGAAAAGATGACTGACCATCATAGTGCCAGTGGAtctgaggaggaggagaaagaaGAAAATGAGACGGAGAAATCTGAAAGAAAATTTGGTTCTCCCAGTGTGGAAGAAGCTTCCAGAAGTGCTatcaacataaaagaagataaagAAGATGAAGAAGAGGACAAAGAGGCAGTTAGTGATGATGAAGAGGAAGAAACAGGAGTTTCCTTCCTGCCCAGTTCTATCACCCCAGACTTGACAACCCAGAAAGATGACAATATTGATGATGAACAAGAAACCCCTTCTCATCTTCCCATGACTCCAGAGGAAGCTAAAAAACGTGGCCTATCGTTTGACTACACCGAACCTCAGGATCCCGGTCGTCAGGGTGGTCCTGTGGGCTGGGAATGCAGCTCTGACAAAACACCACCAGAAAGCAAGAGCCCCGAATCCTGCAGGGCTGATCCGGGATCACCTCTTTCTCCCATTGCTGCTGCCGAACCTACCAAAGAGGAATCATCTCTAACAGACTTACAAACGGATGATCGGGATGAAGAAGTAGTAGAGGTACCAGAACCTGAACAAGAAGACGAGGCGATCACCATTCCTCCATCTTTCCAAGAAGTTGCTGCACCCAAGATGCAGCCTAAGGCAGAGGAATGTAGAGAacctgaagaagaaaaagagatCAAGCAGGAGAAATATTTGGAGACGAGCGATGATGATCACATTGAGATGGAAAAACTCCAGCCTGTTGCCACACCTGAGCCTGTTGCCACACCTGAGCCTGTTGCCACACCTGAGCCTGTTGCCACATCTGAGCCTGTTGCCACATCTGAGCCTGTTGCCACACCTGAGCCTGTTGCCACACCTGAACCTGTTGCCATTCCTGAACCTGTTGCCAAAACTGAACCTGAAGCTAAGGATGCCGTTAAGCCCAGCGCCCAAGTAATGCCCACAAAAGCATCAAGCAAAGCAGCTCCTATCAAAGAATCTCCtgccaaaaaaacaaagaaacccGTCGCTACAGTTGCTGCTACTCCTTCCCCTAAATCTGCTCCTAAGCTTCAGAAAACTCCCTCTAAAGATGCTGCTCCGGCCAGAAAAGCAAGTGTCCCATCCAAAG CCAAGGCTGGAGCAGGGGCAACTCCTGAAAAAAAG ATATCAACCACAACCCCGCATGCAAAAGCTAGACCTACTTCTGCCCCCCAAAGAGGGTCTTCAGTCTCAGGCATCCCCAGCAAAAAGCCCTCAGTCTCTTCCTCAACTCCACCATGTCGCTTTAGCAGTCCAGGCTTTGCAAACTCTGTAAAAAGGCCCAACAGTGCAGGAGCAAGAGAGTCCAGGGCCACG GCTGGAGATGCCAAGATGAAGACAGCGGGTGCCAAACCCCAAGGAGTTGGCACCAAAATCCCTG CTGCTTCACGGATGGAGCAGCGAAAGGCAGGACCAGGGTTCATTGaaagag CTGACTCACCTAAAACCCCAGACCGTAGTGGTTGCAGCAGCCCAGCCAGTCGGTCCTCCACCCCTGGACAACAGGTGAAGAAAGTAGCGGTGGTGCGCACCCCTCCCAAATCACCTGGTTCATTGAGATCTCGTGCCCCGATCGCTCCTGTTGCACCCATGCCTGACCTGAAGAACGTCAAGTCCAAGATTGGCTCCACTGAGAACCTCAAATACCAACCTGGAGGCGGGAAG GTGGCTATTGTTCATAAGAAGATCGACTTTTCTAATGTTCAGTCTAGATGTGGATCCAAAGGCAATATCAAGCATGTTCCTGGAGGTGGTAAT GTTCAGATAGTGCACAAAAAGATCGACCTAAGCAACGTCCAATCAAAGTGTGGTTCCAAGGCCAACATTCATCACAAACCAG GAGGTGGAAATGTGGAGATCAAATCTGAGAAGTTGGATTTCAAAGCCCAGTCAAAGGTTGGATCTCTGGAGAACATTGGACATGTTCCTAGGGGTGGACAGAGGAAG ATTGAGAGCCACAAGCTAAGTTTCCGAGAGCAAGCCAAAGCGCGCACCGACCACGGCGCTGAGATCGTGTACCAGTCCCCCGACATTTCCACGGATGGATCTCCCCGCCGCCTCAGCAACGTGTCTTCCTCCGGCAGCATCAACATGACCGACTCCCCGCAACTGTCCACACTAGCTGATCAGGTGTCAGCCTCACTCGCTAAACAAGGCCTGTGA
- the maptb gene encoding microtubule-associated protein tau isoform X4, which translates to MDHQDHMNSGQLGDSQHSPGNNIASGVANMTISGGHQQDMKNGTAAHMGPGHGPVKEDTHEPTPEVTTQKPVLEDSEPKPSFDKDVPLVLSVAVPIILPSTSSEELTPGSPPESGRSSAASVDGEGERENGEKESSFSPRESPHPLPTPLADDLGSRITGFDSQVKRSPSEKMTDHHSASGSEEEEKEENETEKSERKFGSPSVEEASRSAINIKEDKEDEEEDKEAVSDDEEEETGVSFLPSSITPDLTTQKDDNIDDEQETPSHLPMTPEEAKKRGLSFDYTEPQDPGRQGGPVGWECSSDKTPPESKSPESCRADPGSPLSPIAAAEPTKEESSLTDLQTDDRDEEVVEVPEPEQEDEAITIPPSFQEVAAPKMQPKAEECREPEEEKEIKQEKYLETSDDDHIEMEKLQPVATPEPVATPEPVATPEPVATSEPVATSEPVATPEPVATPEPVAIPEPVAKTEPEAKDAVKPSAQVMPTKASSKAAPIKESPAKKTKKPVATVAATPSPKSAPKLQKTPSKDAAPARKASVPSKAKAGAGATPEKKISTTTPHAKARPTSAPQRGSSVSGIPSKKPSVSSSTPPCRFSSPGFANSVKRPNSAGARESRATAGDAKMKTAGAKPQGVGTKIPAASRMEQRKAGPGFIERADSPKTPDRSGCSSPASRSSTPGQQVKKVAVVRTPPKSPGSLRSRAPIAPVAPMPDLKNVKSKIGSTENLKYQPGGGKVAIVHKKIDFSNVQSRCGSKGNIKHVPGGGNVQIVHKKIDLSNVQSKCGSKANIHHKPGGGNVEIKSEKLDFKAQSKVGSLENIGHVPRGGQRKREKEKEAEPQAANASSNGDAVHSNDVDMTFDLPSSEGNSLVKSECLN; encoded by the exons CCCTCCTTTGATAAAGATGTGCCATTGG TGTTGTCTGTGGCTGTTCCTATCATTCTGCCTTCCACGTCATCAGAAGAGTTAACACCCGGAAGTCCGCCCGAGAGTGGCCGGAGCAGTGCGGCATCAGTGGATGGGGAGGGAGAGCGAGAGAATGGGGAGAAGGAAAGCTCTTTCAGCCCAAGAGAGTCTCCACATCCATTACCGACACCTCTAGCTGATGATTTGGGTTCAAGAATCACAGGCTTTGACAGCCAGGTGAAGAGGAGTCCCTCAGAAAAGATGACTGACCATCATAGTGCCAGTGGAtctgaggaggaggagaaagaaGAAAATGAGACGGAGAAATCTGAAAGAAAATTTGGTTCTCCCAGTGTGGAAGAAGCTTCCAGAAGTGCTatcaacataaaagaagataaagAAGATGAAGAAGAGGACAAAGAGGCAGTTAGTGATGATGAAGAGGAAGAAACAGGAGTTTCCTTCCTGCCCAGTTCTATCACCCCAGACTTGACAACCCAGAAAGATGACAATATTGATGATGAACAAGAAACCCCTTCTCATCTTCCCATGACTCCAGAGGAAGCTAAAAAACGTGGCCTATCGTTTGACTACACCGAACCTCAGGATCCCGGTCGTCAGGGTGGTCCTGTGGGCTGGGAATGCAGCTCTGACAAAACACCACCAGAAAGCAAGAGCCCCGAATCCTGCAGGGCTGATCCGGGATCACCTCTTTCTCCCATTGCTGCTGCCGAACCTACCAAAGAGGAATCATCTCTAACAGACTTACAAACGGATGATCGGGATGAAGAAGTAGTAGAGGTACCAGAACCTGAACAAGAAGACGAGGCGATCACCATTCCTCCATCTTTCCAAGAAGTTGCTGCACCCAAGATGCAGCCTAAGGCAGAGGAATGTAGAGAacctgaagaagaaaaagagatCAAGCAGGAGAAATATTTGGAGACGAGCGATGATGATCACATTGAGATGGAAAAACTCCAGCCTGTTGCCACACCTGAGCCTGTTGCCACACCTGAGCCTGTTGCCACACCTGAGCCTGTTGCCACATCTGAGCCTGTTGCCACATCTGAGCCTGTTGCCACACCTGAGCCTGTTGCCACACCTGAACCTGTTGCCATTCCTGAACCTGTTGCCAAAACTGAACCTGAAGCTAAGGATGCCGTTAAGCCCAGCGCCCAAGTAATGCCCACAAAAGCATCAAGCAAAGCAGCTCCTATCAAAGAATCTCCtgccaaaaaaacaaagaaacccGTCGCTACAGTTGCTGCTACTCCTTCCCCTAAATCTGCTCCTAAGCTTCAGAAAACTCCCTCTAAAGATGCTGCTCCGGCCAGAAAAGCAAGTGTCCCATCCAAAG CCAAGGCTGGAGCAGGGGCAACTCCTGAAAAAAAG ATATCAACCACAACCCCGCATGCAAAAGCTAGACCTACTTCTGCCCCCCAAAGAGGGTCTTCAGTCTCAGGCATCCCCAGCAAAAAGCCCTCAGTCTCTTCCTCAACTCCACCATGTCGCTTTAGCAGTCCAGGCTTTGCAAACTCTGTAAAAAGGCCCAACAGTGCAGGAGCAAGAGAGTCCAGGGCCACG GCTGGAGATGCCAAGATGAAGACAGCGGGTGCCAAACCCCAAGGAGTTGGCACCAAAATCCCTG CTGCTTCACGGATGGAGCAGCGAAAGGCAGGACCAGGGTTCATTGaaagag CTGACTCACCTAAAACCCCAGACCGTAGTGGTTGCAGCAGCCCAGCCAGTCGGTCCTCCACCCCTGGACAACAGGTGAAGAAAGTAGCGGTGGTGCGCACCCCTCCCAAATCACCTGGTTCATTGAGATCTCGTGCCCCGATCGCTCCTGTTGCACCCATGCCTGACCTGAAGAACGTCAAGTCCAAGATTGGCTCCACTGAGAACCTCAAATACCAACCTGGAGGCGGGAAG GTGGCTATTGTTCATAAGAAGATCGACTTTTCTAATGTTCAGTCTAGATGTGGATCCAAAGGCAATATCAAGCATGTTCCTGGAGGTGGTAAT GTTCAGATAGTGCACAAAAAGATCGACCTAAGCAACGTCCAATCAAAGTGTGGTTCCAAGGCCAACATTCATCACAAACCAG GAGGTGGAAATGTGGAGATCAAATCTGAGAAGTTGGATTTCAAAGCCCAGTCAAAGGTTGGATCTCTGGAGAACATTGGACATGTTCCTAGGGGTGGACAGAGGAAG AGGGAGAAGGAGAAGGAAGCAGAGCCGCAGGCCGCAAATGCTTCCTCTAATGGGGACGCTGTTCACTCTAATGATGTGGacatgacctttgaccttccCTCCTCTGAAGGGAACAGTCTGGTTAAGTCAGAGTGCCTCA ATTGA